The genomic segment TGCTCCCCTTGGTCGATAAACCGTTGATTCAATACACGGTCGAAGAAGCCGTCGCCTCGGGCATCGAGGACATCATCGTCATCACCGGCCGAGGCAAGCGCGCCATCGAAGACCACTTCGACCGCTCAGTCGAGCTCGAGGAAAACCTTAAAGGCACCGGTAAATCCCAACTGCTCAACCAGATGCGCCAGATTTCGACCCTGGCCAACTTTTGCTATGTCCGCCAGCCGGAAGCACTCGGATTGGGCCATGCCGTGCTCTGCGCGCAGCGCCTGATCGGCGACGAACCCTTTGCGGTCATTCTCGGCGATGAAATCATCGATGCGCCGGTTCCCGCGCTCGCGCAACTCATCCACGTCTATAACAAGCGCCATGGGGCCGTGCTGGGCGTACAAGATGTTCCCAAACAGGACGTCGGCCGCTACGGCATCGTCACGCCCAAGCGACTCGGCAAAGGCCTGCACCGCGTCATGGACCTCGTCGAAAAGCCGTCACCGGCTGAAGCGCCGTCCACGCTCGCCGTGATCGGGCGCTATATCCTTCCGCCGGAGATCTTCCCGATTCTGCGCAAGACGAAGCCCGGGAAAAACGGTGAAATCCAATTGACCGATGCGTTGAAAACTTTGGCGAAGCAATCACCCATGTACGCCCACGAAGTGGTGGGACTCCGCCACGATGCCGGAGACAAATTAGGGTTTTTGATTGCCACCGTCGAGTTCGCACTGAAAAATCCGTCTCTGGGCCCTGAGTTTCACGAATACCTCTCAACGAAAATGCGGGCAAACGCCGCCAGACACACCACTCGCCGATCACGCTAGATACGACGATAGAGAAGGATCGATCGCCCATGACTGACTCCATCGAACAAGACCTCCAACCGCCGCAAAACGTGGAGGTACCCGACCAGCTGCCGCTCTTGCCCGTCCGCGATATCGTAGTCTTCCCCTATATGGTGCTGCCCCTGTTTGTCGGCCGCGAGATGTCTATCCGCGCAATCGAAGCCGCGCTGGCAGGCAACCGCATGATCTTCCTCGCCACGCAAAAAGCGCTCGACCTGGAAAACCCGAAACCCGAGGACATTCACAACGTGGGGACCGTCGGCATCATCATGCGCATGCTGAAGCTGCCCGACGAGCGGATCAAAATCCTCGTCCAAGGCATCGCCAAAGCGAACATCACCAACTACATCCAGACCGATCCCTATTACTCCGTGCGCATCACCAAGCTGCCAGACACGAAAATCACCGCCACGACGCTGGAATCCGAGGCGGTCATGCGCACCGTCAAGGAGCAGATCGAGCGCATCGTGAGCCTGGGGAAAATTCTGATTCCCGACGTCATGGTGGTGATCGAAAATCTGGAAGAGCCGGGCCGGCTGGCCGACATGGTCGCCTCGAATCTCGGGCTCAAGGTGGAGGTCACCCAAAGCGTGCTGGAAATTGCCGATCCGATCCAGCGCCTCCGGCAAGTCAGCGACATCCTCGGCAAAGAAATCGAAGTGCTCTCGATGCAGCAAAAAATCCAGGCCCAAGCCAAGGGCGAGATGGACAAGACGCAGCGCGAGTATTTCCTGCGCGAGCAGCTCAAAGCCATCCAGAAAGAACTGGGCGAGCTCGACGAACGCACCGAAGAGGTCGCCGAATTCCGTACGCGCATCAAAGACGCCAAGATGCCGGAGAAAGTCCTCAAGGAAGCGGAAAAACAGCTCAAGCGCCTGGAGAAGATGCATCCCGACACGGCGGAGTCGGCGACAGTGCGCACCTACCTCGAATGGCTGGTGGAGCTGCCCTGGTCCAAAAAGTCGAAAGACAATCTCGACCTGAAAGCCGCCGCCCGGGTGCTCAACGAGGATCATTACGATCTGGAAAAGGTGAAAGAGCGGATCCTGGAATATCTGGCTGTCCGGAAGCTGAAAGAAAAGATGAAGGGGCCGATTCTCTGTTTTGTCGGCCCTCCGGGCGTGGGAAAAACATCGCTGGGCAAATCGATTGCCAAGGCGCTGGGACGCGAGTTCGTCCGCATCAGCCTCGGCGGTGTCCGAGACGAAGCCGAAATCCGTGGCCATCGCCGCACCTACGTCGGCGCCCTGCCGGGCCGTCTCATCCAGGGCATGAAGCAAGCCGGGACCAATAATCCCGTCTTCATGCTGGACGAAATCGACAAGGTGGGCATGGATTTCCGGGGAGATCCCTCCGCGGCACTGCTCGAAGTGCTCGACCCGGAACAGAATAGCACCTTCACCGACCATTACCTCGGGGTGCCCTTCGACTTGACGGAGGTCATGTTCATCACGACCGCGAACTTGATCGATCCGATCCTGCCAGCCCTCCGCGACCGGATGGAAATCATCGAAATCCCGGGCTATACGGAGGAAGAAAAACTCGGCATCGCCCAGACCTATTTGATCCCCCGCCAGCTCACCGAGCATGGGATCACCGGCAAGCACGTCACGATCACGGACCAGGCGTTGCGCATGATCATCGCCAACTACACGCGCGAGGCCGGCGTCCGCAATCTCGAACGCGAAATCGCCAACGTCATGCGGAAAGTGGCCAAGAAAGTCGCTGAAGGG from the Nitrospira sp. genome contains:
- the lon gene encoding endopeptidase La, with product MTDSIEQDLQPPQNVEVPDQLPLLPVRDIVVFPYMVLPLFVGREMSIRAIEAALAGNRMIFLATQKALDLENPKPEDIHNVGTVGIIMRMLKLPDERIKILVQGIAKANITNYIQTDPYYSVRITKLPDTKITATTLESEAVMRTVKEQIERIVSLGKILIPDVMVVIENLEEPGRLADMVASNLGLKVEVTQSVLEIADPIQRLRQVSDILGKEIEVLSMQQKIQAQAKGEMDKTQREYFLREQLKAIQKELGELDERTEEVAEFRTRIKDAKMPEKVLKEAEKQLKRLEKMHPDTAESATVRTYLEWLVELPWSKKSKDNLDLKAAARVLNEDHYDLEKVKERILEYLAVRKLKEKMKGPILCFVGPPGVGKTSLGKSIAKALGREFVRISLGGVRDEAEIRGHRRTYVGALPGRLIQGMKQAGTNNPVFMLDEIDKVGMDFRGDPSAALLEVLDPEQNSTFTDHYLGVPFDLTEVMFITTANLIDPILPALRDRMEIIEIPGYTEEEKLGIAQTYLIPRQLTEHGITGKHVTITDQALRMIIANYTREAGVRNLEREIANVMRKVAKKVAEGKGQGFPVTPANLNKYLGVTKYVPEAELEKDEIGVATGLAWTESGGDVLYIEATVMKGKGHLTLTGHLGDVMKESAQAALSYVRSREKTLNINPDMFSKQDLHIHVPAGAIPKDGPSAGITMATAIASALSGIPVRRDLAMTGEITLRGRVLPIGGLKEKILAAKRAKLAMVLLPKRNKKDLEEIPKHLLKGIQLAFADTVDDVMKIALQHKPAAKPAAKKPSTRPKRRS
- the galU gene encoding UTP--glucose-1-phosphate uridylyltransferase GalU, which gives rise to MPSYTVRKAVIPAAGLGTRFLPATKASPKEMLPLVDKPLIQYTVEEAVASGIEDIIVITGRGKRAIEDHFDRSVELEENLKGTGKSQLLNQMRQISTLANFCYVRQPEALGLGHAVLCAQRLIGDEPFAVILGDEIIDAPVPALAQLIHVYNKRHGAVLGVQDVPKQDVGRYGIVTPKRLGKGLHRVMDLVEKPSPAEAPSTLAVIGRYILPPEIFPILRKTKPGKNGEIQLTDALKTLAKQSPMYAHEVVGLRHDAGDKLGFLIATVEFALKNPSLGPEFHEYLSTKMRANAARHTTRRSR